From one Candidatus Omnitrophota bacterium genomic stretch:
- a CDS encoding glycosyltransferase: protein MLTPKIVYAVFVACLGYFLFLTIYYAFLALIGSYEGRKRSLQGEEEDYSLVYFSNFNIPVSFIVPARNEEEWIAESIKSLLNLNYPKFEIIVVNDGSTDKTMDILDSLLKLRPSDIMYIKHYKDGMLRRILKSELHPNITVIDKEAGTKKAGAANAGLNIAKYNHVCVVDADTIFEPDAILRIMAHVAKDPDKIIGIGSYFGLLNGFKIKEGRIMEHSPTYNPIVASQNVEYIRSFMGNRLAWSRFNAMPNVAGGFGVWRKDVLYELGGYSVDFTCEDIEFTFRAHDYVVKHKDKGYRILMMPYCVGWTEGPANVTSLISQRERWQRVTDETVWRYKYMMFNPRFGGFGFLVFPYFVLYEVLGVFVEVVSVAFVAAGWAAGVLQWNVFLAFFSFMLLSQAFTSLLAILTFTEEQRLFRLRYIMYLVILTFTEFFWYRWIISIAKLVGTFRFLFRIKSFDRYVRSKHV, encoded by the coding sequence ATGCTCACACCTAAAATAGTATATGCGGTATTTGTCGCCTGCCTGGGGTACTTCCTGTTCCTGACTATATATTATGCGTTCCTTGCCCTTATAGGGTCTTATGAGGGCAGGAAGAGATCTTTGCAGGGCGAAGAAGAAGATTATTCGCTCGTCTATTTTTCGAATTTCAATATCCCGGTGAGTTTTATAGTCCCCGCCCGTAACGAAGAAGAGTGGATAGCCGAATCGATAAAGTCGCTCTTGAACCTCAATTATCCGAAATTTGAGATAATAGTTGTGAACGACGGGTCTACGGATAAGACGATGGATATCCTGGATTCTTTACTGAAGCTAAGGCCCAGCGACATAATGTATATAAAACATTACAAAGACGGCATGCTGCGCAGGATATTGAAGAGCGAACTGCATCCGAACATCACCGTTATAGACAAAGAGGCAGGGACCAAAAAAGCCGGCGCCGCGAATGCCGGGCTTAACATAGCGAAATATAATCATGTATGCGTTGTAGATGCCGATACAATCTTTGAGCCCGACGCGATTTTAAGAATCATGGCGCATGTCGCTAAGGATCCCGATAAGATAATCGGGATAGGGAGTTACTTCGGGCTATTAAACGGCTTCAAGATAAAAGAAGGCAGGATAATGGAGCATAGCCCAACATACAATCCGATAGTGGCTTCTCAGAATGTCGAATACATACGTTCCTTTATGGGCAACAGGCTGGCCTGGAGCAGGTTTAACGCTATGCCCAATGTCGCCGGCGGCTTCGGGGTATGGCGCAAAGACGTTCTATATGAGCTCGGCGGATATTCGGTCGACTTTACATGCGAGGACATTGAGTTTACGTTCCGCGCGCATGACTACGTCGTCAAGCATAAGGATAAGGGATACAGGATACTCATGATGCCGTATTGCGTCGGGTGGACGGAAGGGCCCGCAAATGTGACGTCTCTCATTTCCCAGCGCGAGCGATGGCAGAGGGTGACCGACGAAACGGTCTGGAGATATAAATACATGATGTTCAATCCGAGATTCGGAGGCTTTGGGTTCCTCGTATTTCCTTATTTTGTTCTGTATGAAGTCTTAGGCGTCTTCGTTGAAGTGGTAAGTGTGGCGTTCGTGGCCGCGGGCTGGGCGGCAGGCGTTCTGCAGTGGAATGTTTTTCTGGCGTTCTTCTCGTTCATGCTCCTTTCTCAGGCGTTCACCTCGCTGTTAGCTATCCTGACTTTCACGGAAGAGCAGAGGCTCTTCCGGTTAAGGTATATTATGTATCTTGTAATTCTGACGTTTACTGAATTTTTCTGGTACAGATGGATAATATCTATAGCGAAATTGGTCGGAACTTTTCGGTTCCTGTTCAGGATAAAATCATTTGACCGGTATGTGCGGTCGAAACATGTTTAA
- a CDS encoding fused MFS/spermidine synthase, whose protein sequence is MARIYLIFFLSGISGLIYEVVWLRMLTRVLGCTVYATSIILAAFMAGLAIGSYLIGKYGGKVKDQMRLYATLEAGIGISAMALTFLLNLLVPVYKAVYSMAGGQRLGLTIFQSITMFLIFLIPTILMGGTLPIISSYTRRCEKALAKRLGYLYGLNTFGAVAGVLAAGFYLIGSSGETRTLLIGALINLAVALTAFAIARNDDLSGGAARCAQEGASPASSSPSLPDHSVGVRKLVLAAYCLNGFIMMAYEVIWTRIFQIQVGTSIYAFSLMLAFYLLGIALGSVAGGRFANRINNPLAVFGISQLFISTYAVSGLYIFTVFSASFSWSEIIPANVLLMPQLIIVPITFISGFIFPVISRIYIKDEAGVSRVVGLLYSMNTLGCILGSLICGFALVGSLGTRNTILLLSALGAFAGVTVYFKASSGIRGLKMKIAIAGLLSGALILGAMSPDPFMTAVHERMKIFLRGPSDEATLLYHKEAARATTTVFSYKHGPLSKQLLINGVGMTKLCIETKLMAHLPILLARDPEDVLVICFGMGTALRSAWAHKTLKCDVVELVEEEYECFKYFHADGPRILADPRVRHFTDDGRNFLLMRDKKYDVITLDPSPPLYSAGSVNLYSKEFFELCRSRLKEEGIMCLWIPPDSATEVRMIMKTFYTVFPNTYVCGGPYYGGFFMLGFMSESRPDVSRLIRDEKEKDVVDDLNEWDTSDKPSMSRLLVLKPPELAKFVEGAPVITDDRPYTEFFLWRALFDKFYKYQLNAKSLVDWRDDRLKGPKK, encoded by the coding sequence TTGGCCAGGATCTATCTCATATTTTTCCTTTCAGGCATAAGCGGACTTATATATGAAGTTGTTTGGCTGAGGATGCTTACCAGGGTGCTGGGCTGCACTGTATACGCGACCTCGATAATCCTCGCGGCTTTTATGGCGGGCCTTGCCATAGGAAGCTACCTGATCGGCAAGTACGGCGGCAAGGTGAAGGACCAGATGCGCCTTTACGCTACGCTGGAAGCCGGCATAGGTATCTCGGCGATGGCCCTGACATTTTTGCTTAATCTGCTCGTACCCGTTTACAAGGCCGTCTATTCGATGGCGGGCGGCCAAAGGCTTGGGCTGACTATCTTCCAATCAATAACGATGTTCCTGATATTCCTTATACCGACCATCTTGATGGGAGGGACGCTTCCCATAATCAGTTCTTATACGAGAAGATGCGAGAAGGCCCTGGCCAAAAGGCTGGGATATCTGTACGGGTTGAATACGTTCGGCGCGGTCGCCGGCGTATTGGCCGCCGGTTTTTACCTGATAGGTTCTTCGGGAGAGACACGGACATTGTTGATAGGCGCCTTAATAAACCTGGCCGTCGCTTTAACGGCTTTCGCGATAGCCCGGAACGACGATCTATCCGGAGGCGCGGCGCGATGCGCGCAGGAAGGGGCGTCTCCGGCGTCTTCATCTCCGTCCCTGCCTGATCATAGCGTCGGCGTAAGAAAATTAGTCCTCGCGGCATATTGCCTCAACGGTTTTATCATGATGGCTTATGAGGTCATCTGGACGCGTATCTTCCAGATCCAGGTGGGGACTTCCATATACGCGTTCAGTCTTATGCTTGCTTTCTATCTCCTGGGAATAGCCCTGGGCAGCGTCGCCGGAGGCAGGTTTGCGAACAGGATAAATAACCCGTTGGCCGTATTCGGCATATCCCAATTATTTATTTCAACATACGCCGTATCGGGATTATATATATTTACGGTTTTTAGCGCGTCGTTCTCATGGTCTGAGATCATCCCGGCGAATGTGCTGCTGATGCCTCAACTGATCATAGTGCCCATTACTTTTATATCCGGTTTTATCTTCCCGGTGATATCCCGCATCTATATTAAGGATGAAGCGGGCGTCAGCAGGGTGGTGGGCCTGCTCTATTCCATGAACACTCTGGGATGCATATTAGGTTCTCTGATATGCGGTTTCGCGCTCGTAGGGTCGCTAGGAACGCGAAATACGATACTGCTCTTATCGGCTCTCGGCGCCTTTGCCGGAGTGACGGTCTATTTTAAAGCGTCATCCGGGATCAGGGGGCTGAAAATGAAGATTGCCATTGCAGGGTTATTGTCCGGAGCGCTCATTCTGGGCGCCATGTCGCCGGATCCGTTCATGACGGCAGTGCATGAACGGATGAAAATCTTCCTGCGGGGGCCTTCCGATGAAGCTACGCTCCTCTATCACAAAGAGGCCGCGCGCGCGACCACGACGGTCTTCAGTTATAAGCACGGCCCTTTATCAAAACAATTATTGATAAACGGGGTCGGGATGACAAAATTATGCATAGAGACGAAACTGATGGCTCATCTCCCTATACTGCTTGCCCGTGATCCGGAAGATGTCCTCGTGATATGTTTCGGCATGGGGACGGCGCTCAGGTCGGCCTGGGCGCATAAGACGCTTAAATGCGACGTGGTCGAACTGGTAGAGGAAGAGTATGAATGCTTTAAATATTTTCACGCCGACGGTCCGCGGATCCTGGCGGATCCCAGGGTCCGTCATTTTACCGATGATGGGCGCAACTTCCTGCTCATGCGGGACAAGAAATACGATGTCATTACGCTGGACCCGTCGCCGCCGCTTTACAGCGCAGGGAGCGTAAATCTTTACAGCAAAGAATTTTTCGAACTTTGCAGAAGCCGCCTCAAGGAAGAAGGTATCATGTGCCTCTGGATACCGCCTGACAGCGCCACAGAGGTCAGGATGATCATGAAGACCTTCTACACGGTCTTTCCGAATACTTATGTGTGCGGAGGGCCGTACTACGGCGGATTTTTTATGCTTGGATTTATGAGCGAAAGCCGGCCCGACGTCAGCCGCCTTATCCGCGACGAAAAAGAAAAGGATGTAGTCGATGACCTGAATGAATGGGATACATCGGACAAACCGTCGATGTCCCGTCTCCTGGTGCTGAAACCCCCGGAACTGGCGAAATTTGTCGAAGGCGCGCCGGTCATTACAGACGACCGCCCGTATACGGAATTTTTCTTATGGAGGGCATTATTTGACA